From Acetobacteroides hydrogenigenes, one genomic window encodes:
- a CDS encoding DUF6261 family protein has translation MDELAMAKLGVADVGSVATVIKEEVVASTLKEAKESAPYQEVVNEQLSYDDAMARVRKSDNTLSKNEADKRRDDAYVGTRKAIDSLTYSPVDEVSQKATKLYSIMDMYGASVERLPDSKESEYLKIIINRLKEPENYQMATEIGVKVFVDNLDKCENDFRSDWGEMESDKEEFRNSLSATKSRRKLEDAINAFYGYLAYNAKYNANKEQFAQLQRAIYSRYLSIRQKYNERKKKDDPTKTEGGEQK, from the coding sequence ATGGACGAATTAGCAATGGCCAAGCTCGGTGTCGCCGATGTAGGTTCGGTTGCAACGGTTATCAAGGAGGAGGTTGTGGCTTCGACCCTCAAGGAGGCGAAGGAGTCGGCACCCTACCAGGAGGTGGTAAACGAGCAGCTGAGCTACGACGACGCCATGGCTCGTGTACGTAAAAGCGACAATACGTTGTCGAAAAACGAGGCCGATAAGCGTCGCGACGATGCCTATGTGGGAACTCGTAAGGCTATCGATTCGCTAACCTACTCGCCTGTCGATGAGGTTAGCCAAAAGGCAACCAAGCTGTACAGCATTATGGACATGTACGGTGCAAGTGTCGAAAGGCTGCCCGACTCGAAGGAGAGCGAGTACCTGAAGATCATCATCAACCGCCTGAAGGAGCCCGAGAACTACCAGATGGCCACCGAGATCGGAGTAAAGGTGTTCGTTGACAATCTGGACAAGTGCGAGAACGATTTTCGTTCGGATTGGGGCGAGATGGAGAGCGATAAGGAAGAGTTTAGGAACAGCCTATCGGCCACCAAGAGCCGTAGGAAGCTGGAGGATGCCATCAACGCATTCTACGGCTACCTGGCCTACAACGCCAAGTACAACGCCAACAAGGAGCAGTTTGCCCAGCTGCAGCGCGCCATCTACAGCCGCTACCTAAGCATCCGCCAGAAGTACAACGAGCGGAAGAAAAAGGATGACCCAACCAAGACCGAAGGAGGCGAGCAGAAGTAG
- a CDS encoding T9SS type A sorting domain-containing protein, whose translation MRIGMRRMMLYIILLVCSTIELKAQTVYLKEGFELGRKPDGWTEEAVVGGVPWRYRNGGYNPDDPNLLKPAATYDMFRNPDRAKAGTYNSWFFTQGFGREQTKLITPPLDLKFAVIPTIKFWLTIYEWRVPTGVNNDILRIYYKVGFNGGWRLLQTYNFGQNEWRDFQLNLPAEALQKDVYIAFEGLSRWGMGICLDEVKIEETGSQAKTLVEVVADEVTTDVIPNGTSNNPILRSRLKVTGNTGSAILSSVKVNATATKLTDITRVTLYATQEPEFNTSTPIASGTLGGSSTILTPNYSLPTGYTYLWVTYDIAADAKSGNTVDAEIPASGITVNGAAYANATLNSGGIRVIKQKLFFDDFETNTGWILSNDFEIAAPMGKSGAFGNPDPANAVSGTKVLGNDLTKDGVYDANIPSSAPYTATSPSFDALFYKGLILNFKRWLNVDMYDTVKIQATKDNGATWTTLWENTDYALDDGWQSASVAFPAEFDRAHDIKLRFTLSYTNGDREFTGWNIDDVSVIGNFMEKDLTMTGILSPTSTCGNSATSQPITIKVKNAGSKEAVAPIPVKITINGGTTINDKIDQNIAPGAEATVTLGTTFPANLYGDLKIIAQVLLPDDEDNVNDTTSVNVHISKTYKVPYTTNFDTPEDWVKEGYNWMHGVSTAPNISGESDADKMWITNLNGNYNNSTKATLTSPCFDIIDVERPMLEFKANYITELEKDGVTLSYSTDNGTTWQLLGNNGDKWDALWEWNRQSTIASSGKVGFSGNSDGWKTFSHLLPTALNGATGAKFRFEFTSDAQNSFYSGFGLNGFTIKEAPDDFGVSEISKPVELTGTDVCNGFTETEKITFKVKNLGIKKAKAGTAVKVTFESKYAKKLGDPVSKTETFEETFTLPADLDVNAEQEFITTKTIDMNRGGLYQITAKTIDDPENFYLTNNDSFTKLIKVNKPIVDLGPTVMLGGPNPSLHKFDISGDASGFDYTIDWLVKIGDGAWAVSPNGTSGAYVRNVTTGDFVDPNNKITYKVTLTENTSKCNVSSTTVVYKLNPDVAVDKIVSPVDACSLSDKQAVTISLTNNGKDIDIIKAGTELTLQLNFNGTTTPPHTFAVPNDVASGQSFEYTFPETFNMSATGTTYSLKPSVTMQYDIKVANDMLDASVKSFGFPAFTLTPQTQTVNALDYTYDADPAMAYKSYEWYDKTTLKTNKVVYPGPADGKVWCTVTDNNGCSTKSEATITFAVKDIAVKSANNIQTSCTHDPAMKPSLTIENKGNVTIPSGTVIPFEILKNGASTNDSYTLAADFAPGATTEIILNNPIDLSAKGNYTVSFTAKLTDDLVADNNTLATTVETYGLPQSTLPPTVTTKDVEVTLDAGAGFTDYKWSTTEASQTILVSKDGKYDVKITDANGCSNIFSSQVTFIRNDLSVELTSTYGTASTVCTGADEYPVSIKITNKGNDTPVAGTKIPVTFKVGATEFSEEITLVADLAPNASIDYTFTKKATFTTAQPTGVSAMITLDDLNLTNNFTNVINVTVNQTPTVSLGADVTSTSTSHTIVPTITPDLASNTYKWNTAATSKTLTVTNSGSYALTVTNQGCSASDEVVVSFNRKDIAIASIDSPKDFCASTEGHAVAVSFKNSGLENIAAGTKVTLSYTFNGNTVTEETTLAEEMTIGKTIAYTFTQKLPALTAGSYSISATATFASDGVAANNTLTGNFKVNPAPTFTLTNPITSSDAQVSITGPAGMSKYLWSNTATTQNITVETGGTYSLTVTDANGCTSTQSTEVVFSTDIELTAIVNTSICQNNTPEPITVTVTNKSGRTITKGSELDFDGTINGVAFTEELMLAADLAPNASTTITLTASLPRATAGQYPITVEVDIDNDLNTDNNKKDATITVNPTPTFTLPADIVSSNTQETINGPSGMAAYLWSTGATTQSITVTKSGTYTLKVTNDKGCSSEQSILVQFRGGDLVLKSIVNNEKMCQSGRAVPLSLVIGNDGDMPILKGETITISVKSNGSVKTENFVLTEDLLAKTTATITLTTATGINAATAGTTVTAEVSVSYQYDVNTNNPSVTRTFTVVANPTFTIDIKTATDRSEATLTANKPELSYLWSTGATTKEITVYENSLYKVTGTNADGCTLTKEVAIDYLIPSVKNIVMVYPAVSQTKCYDGKKAPFEAMLVNESTNTPVATGTSIKISCTYRIDKPDGTALEYKFSGTTTLAQELKPGQSIVYRFDNMTAQGKQAANMVEEAAGKHTIAGFSEIGGKQSAVKTTQFEIYPIPKINLGNDVIYRPLPSTLNVNLTSDYTFLWSTGQNTSSIIIDTEGEYWVKVTSKNGCTASDTVEVKQGAEEATLKMNLYPNPAVSFVNIEAFASSKSDIFIEVYSSVGALIESKKFEATTQAIILNYDISRLESGSYVVVARTKDKKMAKMLQVAR comes from the coding sequence ATGAGAATAGGGATGAGAAGGATGATGCTGTACATCATCCTATTGGTGTGTTCTACCATTGAGCTAAAGGCTCAAACGGTTTACCTAAAAGAAGGCTTTGAGCTGGGAAGAAAACCCGACGGATGGACAGAAGAAGCGGTTGTAGGGGGCGTCCCTTGGCGCTACCGAAATGGGGGATACAACCCCGACGATCCAAACCTTTTGAAGCCGGCTGCAACGTACGACATGTTCAGAAACCCCGATAGGGCAAAGGCAGGAACCTATAACTCATGGTTCTTCACCCAAGGCTTCGGAAGGGAGCAAACCAAGCTGATTACGCCTCCCCTAGACCTAAAGTTCGCGGTAATCCCAACCATAAAGTTTTGGCTAACCATTTACGAATGGCGCGTACCCACAGGGGTAAACAACGACATCCTGCGAATCTACTATAAAGTAGGGTTCAACGGGGGTTGGAGGCTCCTGCAAACCTACAACTTTGGCCAAAACGAGTGGCGCGACTTCCAGCTAAACCTCCCCGCCGAAGCGCTTCAAAAGGACGTTTACATCGCCTTCGAAGGGCTAAGCCGCTGGGGGATGGGGATCTGCCTGGACGAGGTTAAGATCGAGGAGACCGGATCACAGGCCAAGACCCTAGTAGAGGTGGTCGCCGATGAGGTAACCACCGACGTCATCCCCAACGGGACCAGCAACAACCCCATCCTTCGCTCTAGGCTAAAGGTAACCGGCAACACCGGCAGCGCCATCCTAAGCAGCGTAAAGGTAAACGCCACCGCCACCAAGCTAACCGACATAACCCGCGTAACGCTGTACGCCACACAGGAGCCCGAGTTCAATACCTCCACTCCAATAGCGAGCGGCACCCTAGGCGGCAGTTCCACCATTCTCACCCCCAACTACAGCCTCCCAACGGGCTACACCTACCTATGGGTTACCTACGATATTGCAGCAGACGCTAAAAGTGGCAATACCGTCGATGCTGAGATTCCCGCAAGCGGGATTACGGTCAACGGAGCCGCGTACGCCAACGCCACCCTCAACTCTGGCGGTATAAGGGTGATCAAACAGAAGCTATTCTTTGATGACTTCGAAACCAACACGGGATGGATCCTGTCTAACGATTTCGAAATTGCCGCACCGATGGGCAAATCGGGGGCGTTCGGCAACCCCGACCCTGCCAATGCCGTAAGCGGCACGAAGGTTCTCGGAAACGACCTGACCAAAGACGGGGTGTACGATGCCAACATTCCCTCTTCGGCCCCATACACCGCAACATCGCCCAGCTTCGACGCTCTTTTCTACAAAGGGTTGATCCTAAATTTCAAGAGATGGCTGAACGTTGACATGTACGACACCGTGAAGATTCAGGCGACCAAAGACAACGGTGCCACATGGACTACGCTTTGGGAAAATACCGACTACGCCCTCGACGACGGCTGGCAATCCGCCTCGGTGGCCTTCCCCGCCGAGTTCGACAGAGCCCACGACATAAAGCTGCGATTCACGCTCTCCTACACCAACGGAGACCGGGAGTTCACCGGATGGAACATCGACGATGTTTCGGTTATCGGCAACTTCATGGAGAAGGATTTGACCATGACCGGAATCCTTAGCCCAACCAGTACCTGCGGAAACTCAGCCACCAGCCAACCGATTACCATCAAGGTGAAAAATGCCGGATCGAAGGAGGCCGTGGCCCCCATCCCCGTAAAGATTACCATTAACGGCGGCACCACCATCAACGACAAAATTGACCAGAACATTGCCCCAGGTGCCGAAGCAACGGTAACCCTAGGCACTACATTCCCAGCCAACCTCTATGGCGATCTGAAGATTATTGCCCAGGTGCTGCTTCCCGATGATGAGGATAACGTAAACGACACTACCAGCGTAAACGTACATATTTCCAAAACGTACAAGGTGCCGTACACCACCAATTTCGACACCCCCGAAGATTGGGTAAAGGAAGGCTACAACTGGATGCATGGAGTATCAACAGCCCCCAATATCTCTGGAGAAAGCGATGCCGATAAGATGTGGATTACCAACCTTAACGGCAACTACAACAACAGCACCAAGGCAACTCTAACGAGCCCCTGCTTCGACATTATTGACGTAGAGAGGCCCATGCTCGAGTTTAAAGCCAACTACATCACCGAGCTGGAAAAGGATGGGGTAACCCTATCCTACTCCACCGACAACGGCACCACCTGGCAGCTGTTAGGCAACAATGGAGACAAGTGGGATGCGTTATGGGAATGGAATAGGCAAAGTACCATCGCCTCGTCGGGCAAGGTGGGCTTTAGCGGCAACAGCGACGGATGGAAAACCTTTAGCCACCTGCTCCCTACTGCCCTTAACGGAGCTACCGGCGCCAAGTTCCGTTTCGAGTTTACCAGCGATGCCCAAAACAGCTTCTACAGCGGATTTGGGCTCAACGGATTTACCATAAAGGAAGCCCCCGATGACTTTGGGGTTTCGGAGATATCAAAACCCGTGGAGCTAACGGGTACCGATGTTTGCAATGGCTTTACCGAAACCGAAAAGATAACCTTTAAGGTAAAGAATCTCGGAATAAAGAAGGCTAAAGCAGGAACTGCTGTAAAGGTTACCTTCGAGTCGAAATACGCAAAAAAATTAGGAGACCCCGTTTCTAAAACCGAAACGTTCGAGGAAACGTTTACGCTTCCTGCAGACTTAGATGTAAACGCCGAGCAGGAGTTCATAACAACGAAAACCATAGACATGAACCGTGGCGGCCTCTACCAAATTACCGCCAAAACCATAGACGACCCAGAGAATTTCTACCTTACCAACAACGATTCGTTCACAAAGCTTATAAAGGTGAACAAGCCCATTGTAGACCTTGGTCCAACAGTAATGCTAGGAGGCCCCAATCCAAGCTTGCATAAATTCGACATTTCTGGCGACGCCTCAGGGTTCGACTATACCATAGATTGGCTAGTAAAGATTGGCGATGGAGCTTGGGCTGTAAGTCCCAACGGCACCAGCGGAGCATACGTTCGAAATGTTACAACCGGAGATTTCGTTGATCCCAACAACAAGATAACCTACAAGGTTACGCTAACCGAAAATACATCGAAATGTAACGTCAGCAGCACAACCGTTGTTTACAAGCTAAACCCCGACGTTGCCGTAGATAAAATAGTATCGCCAGTTGATGCCTGTAGCCTTAGCGATAAGCAAGCCGTCACCATCAGCTTAACCAATAACGGGAAGGATATAGATATCATTAAAGCAGGAACGGAGCTAACCCTCCAGCTCAACTTTAATGGAACTACAACCCCACCCCATACATTTGCGGTTCCTAACGATGTAGCCTCGGGCCAGTCGTTTGAGTACACCTTCCCCGAAACGTTTAACATGTCGGCTACGGGCACAACCTATTCGCTAAAGCCATCGGTTACCATGCAGTACGACATCAAAGTTGCAAATGATATGCTCGATGCTAGCGTAAAATCGTTTGGATTCCCAGCTTTTACGCTAACCCCTCAAACGCAAACCGTAAACGCGCTCGACTACACCTACGATGCAGACCCTGCAATGGCGTACAAGTCGTACGAGTGGTACGATAAAACCACGCTAAAAACAAACAAGGTTGTTTATCCTGGGCCTGCCGATGGCAAAGTGTGGTGTACGGTAACCGACAACAACGGATGTAGCACCAAATCGGAAGCAACTATAACCTTTGCGGTAAAGGATATTGCTGTGAAATCGGCAAATAACATTCAAACGTCCTGCACCCACGATCCTGCAATGAAGCCTTCGCTTACCATCGAGAATAAGGGCAACGTTACAATACCTAGCGGCACGGTAATCCCATTTGAGATACTAAAGAATGGAGCCTCAACCAACGATAGCTATACGCTTGCGGCCGATTTTGCGCCTGGTGCCACTACCGAAATCATACTAAACAACCCCATCGATCTATCGGCCAAGGGGAACTACACGGTAAGCTTTACCGCTAAGCTTACCGACGATTTGGTGGCCGACAACAACACGCTAGCCACCACCGTAGAAACCTACGGGCTTCCCCAGTCGACCCTTCCCCCTACGGTAACAACCAAAGACGTGGAGGTAACCCTCGATGCCGGTGCCGGATTTACGGACTACAAATGGAGCACTACCGAAGCAAGCCAAACCATCCTAGTATCAAAAGATGGGAAGTACGATGTTAAGATCACCGATGCCAACGGATGCTCCAACATTTTTAGCTCGCAGGTAACCTTTATCCGAAACGATCTAAGCGTTGAGCTTACATCGACCTACGGAACCGCCAGCACCGTTTGTACAGGTGCAGACGAATACCCCGTTAGCATCAAGATAACAAACAAGGGTAACGATACGCCCGTAGCAGGAACAAAGATTCCGGTAACATTCAAGGTTGGGGCTACGGAATTCAGCGAAGAGATCACCCTTGTAGCCGACCTTGCCCCCAACGCAAGCATCGACTATACATTTACAAAGAAGGCTACGTTTACAACGGCTCAGCCAACGGGCGTTTCGGCAATGATTACGCTCGACGACCTGAACCTAACCAACAACTTTACCAACGTCATAAACGTAACGGTAAACCAAACGCCGACGGTTAGCCTAGGTGCCGATGTTACATCAACATCAACTAGCCACACCATTGTGCCTACCATTACCCCCGATCTGGCATCGAACACCTACAAGTGGAATACCGCCGCTACCTCGAAGACGCTGACGGTAACCAACTCGGGAAGCTACGCGCTAACGGTAACCAACCAAGGCTGCTCGGCATCGGACGAAGTTGTGGTAAGCTTTAACCGAAAAGACATTGCAATAGCATCCATAGACAGCCCTAAGGACTTCTGTGCATCTACCGAAGGCCATGCTGTTGCTGTAAGCTTCAAAAACTCGGGGCTGGAGAATATTGCGGCGGGAACAAAGGTTACCCTTTCGTACACGTTTAACGGCAATACCGTAACCGAAGAAACCACCCTTGCCGAAGAAATGACCATCGGCAAGACCATAGCCTACACCTTTACCCAAAAGCTACCCGCGCTAACGGCAGGCAGCTACTCCATTTCGGCAACGGCAACCTTTGCCAGCGATGGTGTTGCCGCCAACAACACGCTTACGGGTAACTTTAAGGTTAATCCGGCTCCTACGTTTACGCTCACCAATCCGATTACCAGCAGCGATGCACAGGTAAGCATTACAGGCCCTGCCGGCATGAGCAAATACCTATGGAGCAATACGGCAACGACCCAAAACATTACAGTAGAAACAGGAGGCACCTACTCGCTAACCGTAACCGATGCCAACGGATGTACTAGCACCCAAAGCACCGAGGTGGTTTTCAGCACGGACATCGAGCTTACTGCTATTGTAAACACCAGCATTTGCCAAAACAACACACCAGAACCAATAACCGTAACGGTAACCAACAAGTCGGGAAGAACAATCACAAAAGGATCAGAGCTAGATTTTGATGGTACCATAAATGGAGTTGCATTTACAGAGGAACTGATGCTAGCGGCCGACTTGGCGCCCAATGCATCGACAACCATCACGCTAACGGCCTCGCTTCCTAGAGCTACGGCTGGTCAATATCCTATTACGGTAGAAGTGGACATCGATAACGATCTTAATACGGACAACAACAAGAAGGATGCTACCATAACCGTCAACCCAACCCCAACGTTTACCCTTCCGGCCGATATCGTTTCGTCGAACACGCAGGAAACCATCAACGGGCCATCGGGAATGGCAGCTTACCTGTGGAGTACCGGTGCAACAACCCAGTCGATAACCGTTACCAAATCGGGAACCTACACCCTTAAGGTAACCAACGATAAGGGCTGCTCGTCCGAGCAATCAATCTTGGTACAGTTTAGGGGTGGCGACCTCGTTCTTAAGTCGATCGTCAACAACGAAAAAATGTGCCAGTCGGGCCGCGCGGTTCCCCTTTCGCTGGTAATTGGCAACGATGGCGATATGCCGATACTGAAAGGGGAAACCATTACCATCTCCGTTAAGTCGAATGGCTCCGTAAAGACGGAAAACTTCGTGCTCACCGAAGATCTTCTGGCCAAAACAACAGCCACCATCACCCTTACAACTGCCACCGGGATTAACGCCGCTACGGCAGGAACCACCGTAACGGCCGAGGTGAGCGTTAGCTACCAGTACGACGTAAATACGAATAACCCATCGGTAACCCGAACCTTTACGGTGGTGGCCAACCCAACCTTTACCATCGACATAAAAACGGCAACCGACAGGAGCGAAGCTACGCTTACGGCCAACAAGCCCGAGCTAAGCTACCTTTGGTCGACCGGCGCTACCACCAAGGAGATTACCGTTTACGAGAATAGCCTATACAAGGTAACCGGCACGAATGCCGACGGGTGTACGCTTACCAAGGAGGTTGCCATAGACTACCTGATCCCTTCGGTAAAGAACATCGTCATGGTTTATCCTGCCGTAAGCCAAACCAAGTGCTACGATGGGAAAAAGGCGCCATTCGAGGCCATGCTCGTTAACGAAAGCACCAACACCCCGGTTGCCACAGGAACTAGCATCAAGATATCCTGCACCTACCGTATCGACAAGCCCGATGGTACGGCCTTAGAGTATAAGTTTAGCGGCACAACAACGCTTGCCCAGGAGCTAAAGCCTGGCCAAAGCATCGTGTACCGCTTCGATAACATGACCGCCCAGGGCAAGCAAGCAGCCAACATGGTGGAGGAAGCTGCGGGCAAGCACACCATTGCCGGATTCTCTGAAATTGGCGGCAAGCAAAGCGCCGTTAAGACTACGCAGTTCGAAATCTACCCTATACCCAAGATCAACCTAGGCAATGATGTTATCTACCGTCCGCTACCAAGCACCCTGAACGTTAACCTCACCAGCGACTACACGTTCCTATGGAGCACCGGACAAAACACCAGCAGCATCATCATCGACACCGAAGGGGAGTACTGGGTAAAGGTTACCAGCAAGAACGGCTGTACGGCATCCGATACGGTAGAGGTTAAGCAGGGAGCCGAAGAGGCCACCCTTAAGATGAACCTGTACCCCAATCCGGCCGTATCGTTTGTCAACATAGAGGCTTTTGCCAGCAGCAAAAGCGACATCTTCATAGAGGTATACTCGTCGGTAGGCGCGCTTATCGAGTCGAAGAAGTTTGAGGCCACCACCCAGGCCATCATCCTCAACTACGACATCAGCCGCTTAGAGTCGGGCAGCTACGTGGTAGTAGCCCGAACCAAGGATAAGAAAATGGCCAAAATGCTGCAGGTAGCCAGGTAG
- a CDS encoding biotin/lipoyl-containing protein, protein MSKKEELNPDYTTFIIDDTKYETIVPTKVSNRKAWERPNPNMITSFLPGTILELYVKEGDVVKAGDKLLLFEAMKMHTAITAPFDATVKAIKISTGDKVPKGELLIELK, encoded by the coding sequence ATGAGCAAGAAAGAGGAATTGAATCCCGACTACACGACCTTTATCATTGACGATACCAAGTACGAGACAATAGTCCCTACAAAGGTTAGCAACCGTAAGGCGTGGGAGAGGCCAAATCCTAACATGATCACCTCGTTTCTTCCAGGCACCATTCTGGAGCTGTACGTAAAGGAGGGCGATGTTGTTAAGGCTGGCGATAAGCTGCTTCTTTTTGAGGCAATGAAGATGCACACCGCAATCACCGCTCCATTTGATGCAACCGTAAAGGCGATTAAAATATCGACCGGAGACAAGGTTCCTAAAGGAGAGCTGCTGATTGAGCTGAAATAG
- a CDS encoding acyl-CoA carboxylase subunit beta, translating to MPLKKKILELKKRKEEVLQGGGPKAIAKQQAMGKMTARERILALLDESSFHEYDLFVEHSAREFGMDGKVLAGDGVVIGTGTIFGSPVAIFAQDFTVMGGSLGLMHARKITKIMDYAIKMRMPLIGINDSGGARIQEGVNSLAGYGEIFYRNTIASGVIPQISVILGPCAGGAVYSPALTDFVFVVDNISKMFITGPEVIKSVLGEEITQEELGGARVHCETTGNAHFFANSEAECFEQIKKLITFIPWNNSKKALRFEPKHPKAQYKIGDIVPDNPNKPYDVRDVIRAVVDDSDFFEIQEMWAQNIVIGFGRLNGDTIGFVANQPKVLAGVLDCDSSDKAARFIRFCDAFNIPIVTFEDLPGYLPGVDQEHQGVIRHGAKMLYAYSEATVPRITVILRKAYGGGYIAMNSRHLQADFVFAWPLAEIAVMGPEGAANIIFRKEIMEAENPDEMRKAKVEEYKEKFANPYVAASRGYVDTVVEPEETRKFLIHALEISLEKVVERPSRKHGIPPF from the coding sequence ATGCCTTTGAAAAAGAAAATTCTTGAGCTTAAGAAGCGCAAGGAGGAAGTACTACAAGGAGGTGGCCCAAAAGCGATTGCTAAGCAGCAAGCGATGGGAAAAATGACCGCACGCGAGCGTATTCTCGCCCTACTAGATGAAAGTTCATTCCACGAGTACGATCTTTTCGTTGAGCACTCGGCTCGCGAATTTGGAATGGATGGTAAAGTGCTCGCCGGGGATGGTGTGGTAATAGGTACTGGTACGATATTTGGCTCTCCTGTGGCAATCTTTGCTCAGGACTTTACCGTTATGGGTGGTTCGCTTGGTCTTATGCACGCTCGCAAAATCACCAAAATCATGGACTACGCTATTAAGATGCGTATGCCTCTTATCGGAATTAACGACTCGGGTGGTGCTCGTATTCAGGAAGGCGTTAACTCGCTTGCCGGATATGGTGAGATTTTCTACCGCAACACCATTGCTAGCGGCGTGATTCCTCAAATTTCTGTAATTCTTGGCCCTTGTGCAGGTGGAGCCGTTTACTCTCCTGCGCTAACCGACTTCGTTTTTGTGGTAGACAACATCTCGAAGATGTTCATTACTGGACCAGAAGTTATTAAATCGGTTCTTGGCGAAGAAATTACCCAAGAAGAACTTGGTGGTGCTCGTGTACACTGCGAGACTACCGGTAACGCTCACTTCTTTGCCAACAGCGAAGCCGAGTGCTTTGAGCAGATTAAGAAGCTTATCACCTTTATTCCTTGGAATAACAGCAAGAAGGCGCTACGCTTCGAGCCTAAGCATCCAAAGGCTCAGTATAAAATTGGAGATATTGTACCCGATAATCCTAACAAGCCATACGACGTTCGCGATGTTATTCGTGCCGTTGTTGACGATTCCGATTTCTTCGAAATTCAGGAAATGTGGGCTCAAAATATCGTTATCGGATTTGGCCGCTTGAATGGTGATACCATTGGTTTCGTAGCCAACCAGCCTAAGGTGCTTGCAGGGGTGCTCGACTGCGACTCGTCGGATAAGGCAGCTCGCTTCATCCGCTTCTGCGACGCATTCAACATCCCAATCGTAACCTTCGAAGACCTTCCTGGGTATCTTCCAGGCGTAGACCAGGAGCACCAAGGGGTAATCCGCCACGGAGCAAAGATGCTTTACGCCTACAGCGAAGCTACCGTTCCTAGAATTACCGTTATCCTTCGTAAGGCATACGGTGGTGGGTATATCGCCATGAACTCGCGCCACCTGCAGGCCGACTTCGTATTTGCTTGGCCTCTTGCCGAAATCGCCGTTATGGGACCCGAAGGGGCCGCTAACATCATCTTCCGTAAGGAAATCATGGAAGCCGAAAACCCCGACGAAATGCGTAAGGCTAAGGTTGAGGAGTACAAGGAGAAGTTTGCCAACCCATACGTTGCTGCTTCGAGAGGGTACGTTGATACCGTTGTCGAACCAGAGGAAACCCGCAAGTTCCTTATCCATGCGCTAGAAATTTCGCTGGAGAAGGTTGTAGAGCGTCCTAGTCGTAAGCACGGAATTCCTCCATTTTAA
- a CDS encoding LptF/LptG family permease, with protein sequence MKVKLFKRLDIYIIKKFIGTYFFALLIIIGIAVVFDAAEKIDDFMEKNAPLRAIFFDYYMNFIPYFASLFSSLFTFVAVIFFTSKLASNTEIVAILASGVSFKRLLYPYFVAAFIIAVLNFLLVGFIIPRANEVKIDFENKYVKRQYQNTETNIHRQLSPNTFVYMENFMVIGKIGSKFSLEKFEGNKLKSKLISDYAVWDSTSGKWTAYNYYIREILNGKEVIKRGEKIDTLIDLSGKELSQRANVVETMNLIELSRQIEKQKQRGADDVEFLQAERNKRYAYPFSTFILTLIGVSFASRKTRGGVGLHIGMGFVIGFSYLLFMRFSEMFAIGGIISANVAIWVPNILYAFIALYLYWKTPK encoded by the coding sequence ATGAAGGTTAAACTTTTTAAGCGTCTCGATATATACATCATCAAGAAGTTTATAGGAACATATTTCTTTGCGCTTCTTATTATTATAGGTATTGCAGTTGTATTCGATGCCGCTGAAAAAATTGATGATTTTATGGAGAAGAATGCTCCGTTAAGGGCTATCTTCTTCGATTACTATATGAACTTTATTCCCTACTTCGCAAGCCTTTTCAGCTCTCTGTTTACTTTCGTAGCGGTAATATTCTTCACCTCTAAGCTGGCTAGCAATACCGAGATTGTTGCGATTTTGGCAAGTGGGGTTAGCTTTAAGCGCCTGCTTTATCCCTACTTTGTTGCTGCGTTTATAATTGCAGTCCTAAACTTCTTACTCGTTGGCTTCATAATTCCTAGGGCAAACGAGGTTAAAATCGACTTTGAGAATAAGTACGTAAAGAGGCAGTACCAAAATACAGAAACAAACATCCATAGGCAGCTATCTCCGAACACGTTTGTTTATATGGAGAATTTTATGGTAATAGGGAAGATTGGTTCGAAATTCTCTTTGGAGAAATTTGAGGGTAACAAGCTTAAGTCGAAGCTGATTTCTGATTATGCCGTGTGGGATTCGACTAGTGGAAAGTGGACTGCCTACAACTACTACATACGTGAGATTCTGAATGGTAAGGAGGTGATTAAGCGTGGCGAGAAGATAGATACGCTCATAGATCTTAGCGGGAAGGAACTCTCGCAGCGTGCCAACGTGGTCGAAACAATGAACTTAATAGAGTTGTCTCGACAAATCGAAAAGCAGAAGCAGCGCGGAGCCGACGATGTTGAATTTTTGCAGGCAGAACGGAATAAGCGTTATGCGTATCCTTTCAGCACGTTTATTCTAACCTTAATAGGTGTGTCCTTTGCTTCTCGTAAAACAAGGGGAGGGGTAGGGCTTCATATCGGAATGGGTTTTGTTATAGGCTTTTCCTACCTGCTTTTCATGCGATTTAGCGAAATGTTTGCAATTGGAGGCATTATTTCTGCAAATGTCGCAATTTGGGTTCCTAACATTCTTTATGCTTTTATTGCACTATATCTATACTGGAAAACACCTAAATAG